One genomic window of Pungitius pungitius chromosome 11, fPunPun2.1, whole genome shotgun sequence includes the following:
- the id4 gene encoding DNA-binding protein inhibitor ID-4 produces the protein MKAVTPVHPQDSSSGGSPLSLHYLSKESLNIARCRVEEEDLFCLQYDMNDCYSRLKRLVPTIPQDKKVSKVEILQHVIDYILDLQLALETHPSLHKQQPQRSGTCPAPASNPSRTPLTPLNVDHHQRTSIVKKPEDSILCR, from the exons ATGAAGGCTGTTACTCCGGTCCACCCCCAGGACTCCTCCTCCGGCGGCAGCCCGCTCTCGCTGCACTATCTGTCGAAGGAGAGCCTGAACATCGCCCGgtgcagggtggaggaggaggacttgtTCTGCCTGCAGTACGACATGAACGACTGCTACAGCCGGCTGAAGCGCCTGGTGCCCACCATCCCGCAAGATAAGAAAGTCAGCAAAGTGGAGATCCTCCAGCACGTCATAGACTACATCCTGGACCTGCAGCTGGCCCTGGAGACGCACCCGTCGCTCCACAAACAGCAGCCACAGCGGTCCGGCACCTGCCCGGCGCCGGCCTCCAACCCGAGCCGCACGCCGCTGACGCCGCTCAACGTCGATCACCACCAG AGGACGTCAATAGTCAAAAAGCCGGAGGACTCTATTTTATGCCGCTGA